agaaaggaaaaaccCTCTCTGCCACCGGCTGCACTCTGATCACTACCAACTCCTGATTGGACGTCTCTTAGCTCACTGCTGACCTCGACCTCAGCTTGGTGCTAGTCCATCATTTCAATTGACTGAACTACTTACAGCAGCTTTCTACAAGATCGCCTTTCATACTCTCAACAGCCCCACGTCATCAGCTGGGTGGGGTCACCCTCATCATGACTCAGGGGGTGTTCAGTCCAGGTGATCTTCCCTTACTGTACGTTAGCTCAGCAGCGGTTCACACGGCATCTGGAATATTAAAGGTGTGGTTTGTCACGTGGACTGTAGTGTGAATGAATCAGATTAGAGGCtgctgctttaaacagtcagtgGAGGAAGTGAGGTCAAACTAAAATTAAAGCTGAAAGGCGACGTGTAATAATCAAAGTCAACTCATTTTTAGCCGTTTGTAACGACTCATTTTATCAATGTCATGgtaaaaaataagaatgaagTAAAAATTGGATTTTGAATACTATGGAATTCAGATTTTGAttttgcaaatgagatgaaggcaGTGAGGAGTGTCTGAATTAACAGAGAAGATAAAGAATGAGTCACCATGTTTTGGTTATAGCACAGTGAAAGATCAGGGTAGAGACGTGACATCAGCGCATCTGAGATAACAACACATTCAAATACATTTATGTATCTGTCAGAATaataagaagaaagaaaaattaccCTTACCCAAGGGTAACTGACGGATAAGTCACCTGATGCATCACGTGACCAAATCTACCTTATCATAATGAAACTGACGTGAAGGTTTCCTGCAGGTTGTATTCCTCTTGTTGACGACTTGGATCAGACAGAAGTGCCACCCCATGACCAAAAATTCACCAAACACACGAGTTCatctaaataaaaatcatttatttttcattattattattattattattattattatcatcatcatcattctatCTAGAGAGTCCACCATGCCGCTTTCAGAACTGGAGTAGCGCTAagacgtctgtctgtctgtctgtcttgatTACAGGATGAAGAGGGATGtgggggcagacagacagatggatggacagctCAGGAGGGATGGGGTCGGGTTCACACTCCTGTTCATTCTCCATGCTGATGCAAACAAAGAGGGGATGACATAAATGAGACATAAGAGGATAGGGGCTTTAAAAGTAGTTTGTCCTTGTTGACCTACATGAGACTGATCTGGGGGGAGAAAATGATTTGGGAAATTATGGGGGGGGGAGCAGCTTTAAGCTCATTGGTCAGGCTGCTAGACAAGGAACCAGAACAAGCCAATCGCAGACCAATACTGAGGAGGGTGTATGTATACGTCTGCAGTTATATAGGGTGTGCTTgcattattgtgtgtgtgtctatgtgtgtgtatccatATGCACATATCAGTGAGTGTAACTGGTCAGTTACTTTGATCCATTGTCACTGTACACTTGTCAAAGTTACTGTCACAACTGGGTACAAAGTTGAGGTAACAAacatccttcttcttcttccacttctGTAGAGAGATGGAGATCCAGGGAGAGGgtgaggacgaggaggaggaggaagaggaggacgaggggaaggaggatgaggaggacaagaaggagagaaaacaagAGACATGATTATAGAAATCAAAACATTTCACTGAAAGTTACATCACTCGTAAATGAGGAGCAACAAATACAAATGATTAACAAGAACCACGGCAGTCACAGACTCGACATCCCTCGACACGGCGaacacaatcctgaagtctgctttcccctcaattcaaaattttaccctgacctacttacataggtcaaagattaaagctagtgctctgacctactgtcaatgatcaaagcactacctgCAGCATTTTTCtacctgcaacggttgcgaagatatttggtggacgaacggacagacgaacggacgaacactaaCAACGACATCATCAAAGAATAGAGAAAAGAGTCGATAAcctgagaaaagaggatgagaTCAAATATCGATTCTATGTATTTGTTTCATAGGCTGCTTGACAGACAAGGAACATATGGTTGGCATTGCTGCATTGGAGGTCATGACTCTTGTGAAGTTTGACGCCACACCTCTGTCAAGAGGTCGTTTGGACCGTGGGGCGTCATATAAAACACTCACACATGGTCAAACAAACGGCGCGTGACAGCGTTTACCTGCGTTTCATCGCGCTGTAGTGTTGCCACTGGAAACCATGTTGTTGTCGGAGTTCTGCAGAGACTGCTCCTTTATTACTGGGTCTGCAGGACACGAGAAAAACAAACTTACATACGGCTTCGCCAGCACAAGACACGGTCTCTCCCAACATGCATTGTTGCGTGTGTTGCCTACAGAAATAGGGGTGCTCCATGGCCTCTGTGGCAGTCAGCCTCTGTTGGTGGTCGTAGCGTAGCAGCTTGTCCAGCAGGTCCAGAGCCTCCGGACTCACCAAGTGTTGGTTCTCCGTCTGCACGAACTGTTCCCAGCGCTTCCTGCTCTGCCTGCAGGAACGCAACGACAACCGTCATCACCCCCCAGGAAAAGTACGACGACGGATGCAAGGAGATTCTCTCCGCTTCTGTCCTGAGGAACGTTTGCTGTTGGCCGATTACCCTTCTTGCTGAAATTTCAACCAATCACCTCTTCCAAAGTCCAAATCAACTTGTGCACACAGCAGAGCTGCAGTGTTTGGGTCTGCTAAGAAATGACCCCAGAGTAGGAGTAAGTGATCAACGCTCAGGGTTTGTGTCGAAGAGTGAACTAACTGGAaaatgattgtaaaaaaaatgtagtaATCCAGAACAAATGGACAGAGACTCGAAGGAGGATTTACATTTGCATTACATTCTCTTTAAAACAAATTCTAAGAgtaattttagttgtttttttaccatAAAAGGGGGATGTTGAACATTTACTGACTAGCAGAGGAGCAAAGAGAGATTTGGAGGAGGACATACGCATGTACAAAATATTACAATACCCAATTAGGTCTTTAACAAGAGGCCAGATGCTCTAACATGTTGTCAGCATGACTTTTGCCTGTTCATTGACTCCAGAGCAACAATTGTGTGATGTAAATGTCAGAAACAGACCCAGGGAGGACGACTTACTGCCCCAGCAGGTCTTTGAAGCGGGGGTCCAGTTCGATGTGGTATTTACGCAGGTAGCCAAAGAGCTCGTCCGTCCCCAGGACCTTGGCAATTCGCACCAActagaaaacacaacacaccaggGTTCACACTCTCTGTAGCAgttcaaacataaataaatctgtcaCATCATAACTGATTCAATTCAATAACTTCTGTGGAAAAACCATGAAGAAttgtttgtctctgttgttTTCAGTCTTTCTTGTCCCAGAACAACCGGCGCTGTTGTTCCCGTTTCAATCGTTCTCACCTTTTATCTCATTTGAACGGCTCAGAGCAGCCGTTCGGTTTGCCCCGAAGGACAGCGCCCTCTTCCTGTTACCACTGTTGACACCTGATAACGGCTCCCTGGAGATTACATCGAATAAAGGTCCAGGATACAAACACAGGTTGTCTTCATTACACGGGTGCTTCCTGTGTCTAACTGAGACAGGATGCCTCAAACCGCTCACAGAAGAGGAAGCCGATCCTGTTTCTCCTCTGGCTGTTCAGCATATGTACGAGTGCATGAAACGTGTACCTGGTCGTAGTTGTCTTGTCCATGGAAGAAGGGCTCTTTCTGAAAAATCATACTGGCCAGCATACAGCCCAAGCTCCACATGTCTAGACTGTAATCATACATCTGAAAGAGAAAACCATCAAAAAGCAACACGGTGAGAATACAGACATCAGAATGAGTTTTGCGGCCACTATGTCATCTGGTGATGTTAACTGTGTACCGTTTAGACGGGCTGCAAGTTCAAGCTGTGCTCATGCtctgcgtgagtgtgtgtgttacctggtAGTCTACCAGCAATTCGGGGCCCTTGAAGTACCGTGACGCCACTCTGACATTATACTCCTGCGACGGGTGGTAGAACTCGGCCAAGCCCCAGTCTATTAGGCGTagctataaaagaaaaaacacacaatcgATTCTTGTTCTGCTCCACTTCCATTTGAAACAGAATATCAGGTGTCACCTCTTGACACCTAATAACACAATTTTATAATATCATGTGAGGGGCAGGTTGGGATAATTCACGTCGGTGCGCCcctgctgccccctagtggccacaACTGGAAGGTTGCTTTGTTCGTTTAAAGAGACAGTAAACTCTCTTTAAATTCTATACTGGCGCTGATGTAGATTCACCCCGATGTGTACGATTCAGTCACTTCCGCTGTGAGGGAGCTCAAAGTAACTtacaatatattttgtttgtccaaCATCaccattgatcataaaataaataaataatgtcaatTGAAGCATTTAttgtacttcaaataataccTCGGGTTCATTTAGACtttcctgtccctttaaatgGATGCTCATCAATTAATAGTTTAGCTAATCAAGTACGCGCTGGTGATTATAAGTATTACTGGAATCTATTTACCTTGTGTTTGGTTCtctgtttcatttttgtgtttttctgcaggaCCATGATGACTGAGGATATGATGAACTTTTCAAGTCTGTCATTATGTCATTATGACCCAACATGAAGCAGGAACCAGTCCCTGCCTGTTGTGACAATGCTGAGCCACATCCCCTGTCGGAGTGGAAACattctctttcattcattcatcctcttccAAGACAAGATGATCAGAAATCGTCACGTCTTCAGCCACTTGTCCACATCCGGGTGACGAgtttatgctggagcctatcccagctgactgagcaAGAgacggggtacaccccagagaagccgccagttcatcacagggttACACGTAGACAAGCACAAACTCTGCACGTGAAATCAAACCCGGGTGAGGTGACACCGGATCAACCATTTCCATTGGTGAATGTAAGGAAAAAAACCTGACAGTTCACATGTGAATAAAAGAATTTGAAATACACAACCGATTCTGAAAAGCACACCTTTAGGGTCCCCACAAAGGCTGTGTGGGGGTCCACTGAATTCTGTCCTCGGACCTCACAGACTACTCTGGTCTGCCTCTGACAGGATGATAGTGGTCAACCGTGGGCGCCAACCACTCActtgtgtgcacatgtgtggtAAACACTTCATCACAGGTCAGTTAATGAAACTACTGAGTGAAATGTCGGTGTGTtgagtgtgtggtgtgtggagGACTTAGAGGAACAGTTAGTTCACACTAAGGATCGTACACCTGCAGTCACCTGACCAACTGATTCTGTTCACAGCTTCCGTCAGGTGTGGGAAAACAAACTCTAGCTACACACGACCAAATCTActtattaatgttaaatatttaatgggGGGATAATgcagatttcttttaaaatcacaaaaaaagtttttattttgaatgacgTGCTGCGGTTTCACTTTGAAAACGATGTGACATCAGCTAATAAAGGCTGTAAAGGAAACTCTACTGTCCTAATATGGACATGACCAGGGGTTGTATGGGATGGCGTTCAGACGGTACTTAAACGCATCGCACAGCTCATGCTGACGCATTACCCAACAAACCAATAATACAACTCCTTTTCAAATGACGAAGGCGAGTAATGAAAAGAATAAGAGggccagagagagaaaataaacgCAGAgagctggggtggggggtgggggtgggatgtGTGAGAAACTATTCTGGGCTGCCACCTACCTTTCTCAACTGGTGGTCGATCATCACATTGTGGGGTTTAACGTCACGATGCATGATTCCCATACTGTGACAGTAGTCCAGAGCCTGAAGAGGcacagacaacacagatatACAAGTTAAGACAATGTCTGATTCATTCTGTTAAACatgctaaaacacacacacacacacacacacacgtttaatgTGAGAAGTCTTACCTTCAGTAGTTCAAACATATAGAAACGGATATCATAGTCTGTCAGCTTCTGGTacagctcctgcaggaggaaacaCCTTCATGTGAGGATTTGgactttttatttgaattgtAGACCAGTTCCAGGAACAGGCTCGCCCCGGTTCCCTTCTGATTAAAACTCCACAACATGAGATCCATGAACAGGCAGACGACACTCAGTGAGACCACAAAGCAGAACCCTAAAGCACACAGATGTAGTCGTTGTACCTTGAAGTCTGTGTTGTTGATGCATTCAAAGACGAGCGCTGGAGTTCTGGACTGCAAGAGGGACAGGAGAGTCGGCATCAGTGAAAAACATTGGTGAAGATGAAACCAGAGAAGGACGGAGCTCCTTCCTGATTCAGGCACCTGATTAAACACAGATCTGAATCGAAGCCACCTGAATGACGTTTCACACTCAGAGGCGTGATCATCACAGCCCAGCGTTCAGCAAACTGCATAAACGTCAGCTGACTTCCACTGTCATAAATCTACCCTCtattgttgtttatttcctCGTTTTGTTGAGACTTTTCAACTCAGAAAATCTCTACAATTGGctgaaaataaaaggaaatgacCCATTTGCAAAATTCCTTCATATATCCCAAATTCTGCAGAAAACTTTTGACTCTTTGGATTAAACCTCTGTAAATTCTGATGATAATGAACCTGCTCGACAAACTAACAAAAACCATGGAATTCTTTCTTACACCTAATCTATTCTACTACTGTATCTCCATTTCAGACATCCATGATGTCACTGACGCCGTCTTCACACAGCAGTTCGATCACATGCTTCGACTGACGTGAGTAAacggagcaaaaaaaaaacaacccaaaaaacaaacgtgtgcaaatatatttaaatgaaacaatttaCAATGTAAATATTCCATAATTCAAAATAAGGATCGGTCCAATGCTTGGAATGGACCGATCAGTTTTCCTACGTAAACAGAGGGTTCAGAAAAAGGCTGTCAGGAACACGTcggacatgcaaacacacacagacacacagaagcaGAGCAAGGCAAAACATCTGAACAGTTTCTGTCAATTGGACTGATCGTCTGTCAATCGGGGTGAGGCGCCCAGAAAAACAGCAACGTGTCAACAGAAGGCAACGACGACGAGAACTGTGAGCTAGTAATAAATAGAGTTAAGCTCTTAAGTCTACAAATAAGCAGGGGTGTGATGTACTGATGATGTGTCACGCATTACACAACCAAGAGGTTACAAAAAGAACGGCTTGGTGATCTGGGTGTGTGCTCGTGTCTTTGATGGGTGAATTTCGGGGCAGACGACTAGATTGAGCTCCACGTCACAGGAATCCTCAACAACCGTAAGAAAAACACGAGCACGGTAGAAACCAAACGCTGAAGGACGCCGCTACGCCTCTGTCACCGCTGGAACAGCACAGCCTCAGATGGGACAACAGGGACGTGACGCTGTGAGCCTACCACCGGATCCTTGACGGTGTCCACCAGTCGGATGATGTTGGTTCCTCCTCGCAAGTTCTCCAAGATCTTGATCTCTCGTttgatcttctttttcttgaccggctaattccacaggagaaaaaacaagcaaagaaaagCAGTGATTTAGAGGTGGTCTGGGGGGAACATTTCCCTGCGAACCAGTCCTAACTCCTGATCTCGAAGCTGCTATTTCTGTTGACTTTAAACGTCCACCATTAGTGTCGTCTTCTGCTCAACTGgtgttaaaaaagaagaaactaaaAATGATATAAACATATCCAAAAACCCAAGTTTTCTGGTAATTTCTGAATGTTTACTGAACATTAAATATCTCCTCTTTTTGCACACGTCAAACAGGATGTGCAAATCATTTCACTGTTTGGTGTTCGCACGGTGGCACAACCTCCTTACTGttaacaaactgttaattagtgtcatttctacaaaaaaaaatgtctaaatgaAAAATTTCTAAATGAAAAATGCTACCAAGTTCATTTATATCGATCAAATATGTTAAGCATTAACTTCTGATGACTCACCACCCGTCTGGCAGGGTTTGGTACAAAAATCCATCATCCAGCTATAATTATAGTGGAATATTAAGTTTGCAAATTATGACTAATATCATTAactacaacccccccccacctatcAAAAGGAGCCCCAGCTCCTCACCTTCAGGATCTTGACCACCACCTTCTCGTTGTTGGTGATGTTGATTGCCTCGAACACTTCGCTGTACTTCCCTCTGCCCAGCTTCCGAACCAGCTGGTAGTCCTCCTGGTTGCTATGGGGAcagaaggagaaacagagaagaggtcatgtgactgtgtgtgagaaagacggaaagaaagaaagacattttcatGGGACTGAGTTGTAATTAAGTCAGTGTGTGAGCGGTGATGAAGCTCTCCCTCGGGCAATGAAGAGATGTCAGACTCCCGAGCCGAGTGAGGAGAGAAGGGAACAGGGATGGAGGTGAGGGCAGCATCCTCGGAGAGATCACACCctcaaattcacacacacacacacacacacacacacacacacacacacacacacacacacacacacacacacaccccaatgCCACTAAAACAAAACcatccacaacacacacacacacacacacacacacacaccagcaatcATCAGAAATGTCCTCACTTCCAGTTGGGGACGTGCGCCTCGTAGTCCCAGTACTCCCGGCTCTTCAGCGTGTTGACGTCTGCGTACACCCGGGACTTGCTACCGGCCACCGGACCCGGCATGGCGAGACCCGAGGCtcagggtggggggtggtggtggtggtgggggtcaccGAGGTAGACCGGTAAGTGGATTTGCGGTCCGTGTGGTTGTGAGGTGAAAATGGGACGAGCGGAGATGCTGACCGGGACTTCTCTCGCCGTCGGTGCCCGTCGAGCAGCGCCTCTTGGTCGGATTGTCAGAAGCAGCAGAGCCGGTGTTGGTGGGGCTCGACTGAGCGGAATTGGGGTGACAAGGGGCAGCACAGGTCAAACACGGGGGCTGGGAGGCATCGGGGTGTTGAGGTAGAGCGGAAATTGGCCCCTAAAGAAGGCCACAGAAGAGAGTCGACGGGTTTCAGCTCCGATCCTTCTCTGTTTGCGGGCCTCAAATCCAAAACGTTGGGGAGAGAATCGGGTGGGCTTCGAGCTCCAGCCGGTGGAGGTTTGGTGAGGGAGGGGTGCCCCCGGTGGTCCGGTGTTGGCTGTGAATCAACTGTTGGTGTGACGGATCGGTGGTGGGGGTCGACCGGAGACAGAGGGGGTGGAGCAGCCGACAGATCGATGTTGTTAGCTAACGTTAACCAGCGATGCTACTTCAGCGCGGAGATGTCGCACCGACCGGGAGCGCTCGGCGCCGTGCACCACCATTGGCGGAGCACGCGTCATGTGCGGccggctgtgtgtgtgagtagcgCCTCGgacggggggggaggggggcccGGTGCCGGACTCCGATGGAGGGCCCGGGATTcaggtgtttcttcaggagccgCAGACCTCCCCGGTCGAGAGCGCAGGGAAGGGAAACGGACTGCGATTGAAGGGGAGCGAGACAGCCGCCCGGATGTGAAAGCAGCTGTCTGCCGGGGTGAAGATGAGGAGCAGTGGGCTCACAGCGCCCTCTAGCGATGAGGAGGTTACATAATCACAGCGACCTCTAGCGGGAAGGAGGTTACATTATCACAGCGCCCTCTAGCGGGAAGGTTACATTTTCACAGCGCCCTCTAGCGGGAAGGAGGTTACGTTATCGCAGCGTCCTCTAAGCGGGACGGTTACGTTACCACAGCGCCCTCTAGCGGGAAGGAGGTTACGTTATCACAGCGCTCTCCAGTTAGGAGGATGTTACATTATCAGGGTGCCCTTAGTGAGGAGGTTATgctaaactttttttaaaaaaaatccttctcaatatacagtattcataaatccattttcttgtagacattTACTGGACCTGCAGATCACAAGTCTGGTGGAGCAAAAGATGGGGGACATTccggataagatgccagctcaccTTAGGGTTACATGAAAAATAACCACTCACACTTATGCCCATAAAGGTCACTTTATCTGTCGAAACTACTATTTATACGTATTTGTATAAATTTGTAGAAGAAGACAATTGCAGCTGGAACAAAGCTGAATTACATGAGATCCATAG
This region of Antennarius striatus isolate MH-2024 chromosome 4, ASM4005453v1, whole genome shotgun sequence genomic DNA includes:
- the csnk2a2b gene encoding casein kinase II subunit alpha'; the protein is MPGPVAGSKSRVYADVNTLKSREYWDYEAHVPNWNNQEDYQLVRKLGRGKYSEVFEAINITNNEKVVVKILKPVKKKKIKREIKILENLRGGTNIIRLVDTVKDPVSRTPALVFECINNTDFKELYQKLTDYDIRFYMFELLKALDYCHSMGIMHRDVKPHNVMIDHQLRKLRLIDWGLAEFYHPSQEYNVRVASRYFKGPELLVDYQMYDYSLDMWSLGCMLASMIFQKEPFFHGQDNYDQLVRIAKVLGTDELFGYLRKYHIELDPRFKDLLGQQSRKRWEQFVQTENQHLVSPEALDLLDKLLRYDHQQRLTATEAMEHPYFYPVIKEQSLQNSDNNMVSSGNTTAR